One window from the genome of Streptomyces sp. NBC_00708 encodes:
- a CDS encoding multifunctional oxoglutarate decarboxylase/oxoglutarate dehydrogenase thiamine pyrophosphate-binding subunit/dihydrolipoyllysine-residue succinyltransferase subunit: MSSQSPSNSSISTDQAGPGTNPAAAFGANEWLVDEIYQQYLQDPNSVDRAWWDFFADYKPGKTGTADKPVPGAAAAGAAAPAAPAAPTNNTAPAAPAQPAAQAPAAPAAPAQAAPAAPAAAPKAPAQAAPAPAAKAPAAKAPAAKAKAAADTEAAGGPEYVTLRGPSAAVAKNMNASLELPTATSVRAVPVKLLFDNRIVINNHLKRARGGKISFTHLIGYAMVQALKAMPAMNYSFAEKDGKPTLVKPEHVNLGLAIDLVKPNGDRQLVVAAIKKAETLNFFEFWQAYEDIVRRARNGKLGMDDFTGVTASLTNPGGIGTVHSVPRLMPGQGLIMGVGAMDYPAEFQGTSQDTLNKLGISKVMTLTSTYDHRVIQGAASGEFLRILAQLLLGENEFYDEIFKALRIPYEPVRWLKDIDASHDDDVTKAARVFELIHSYRVRGHVMADTDPLEYHQRKHPDLDITEHGLTLWDLERDFAVGGFAGKSMMKLRDILGVLRESYCRTTGIEFMHIQDPKQRKWLQDRVERPRPKPEREEQLRILRRLNAAEAFETFLQTKYVGQKRFSLEGGESVIPLLDAVIDSAAEARLDEVVIGMAHRGRLNVLANIVGKSYAQIFREFEGNLDPRSMHGSGDVKYHLGAEGTFTGLDGEQIKVSLAANPSHLEAVDPVLEGIARAKQDIINKGGTDFTVLPIALHGDAAFAGQGVVAETLNMSQLRGYRTGGTVHVVINNQVGFTAAPESSRSSMYATDVARMIEAPIIHVNGDDPEAVVRVARLAFEFRQAFNKDVVIDLICYRRRGHNEGDNPEFTNPQMYTLIDKKRSVRKLYTESLIGRGDITLEEAEQALQDFQGQLEKVFAEVREATSQPAQPHVSDPQAHFPVAVNTAVSAEVVKRIAESQVNIPESITVHPRLMPQMQRRAASVENGTIDWGMGETLAIGSLLMEGTPVRLAGQDSRRGTFGQRHAVLVDQVTGEDYTPLLYLTDDQARYNVYDSLLSEYAAMGFEYGYSLARPESLVIWEAQFGDFVNGAQTVVDEFISSAEQKWGQTSGVTLLLPHGYEGQGPDHSSARPERFLQMCAQDNMTVAMPTLPSNYFHLLRWQVHNPHHKPLIVFTPKSMLRLKAAASKAEEFTTGGFRPVIGDDSVDPSAVRKVVFCAGKVYYDLDAERQKRGVTDTAIIRLERLYPLPGAEIQAEIAKYPNAAKYLWAQEEPANQGAWPFIALNLIDHLDLAVGADVPHGERLRRISRPHGSSPAVGSAKRHQAEQTQLVEEVFEA; the protein is encoded by the coding sequence GTGTCGTCTCAGTCCCCCAGTAACTCGAGCATCTCGACCGACCAGGCCGGACCGGGCACCAACCCGGCCGCGGCTTTCGGCGCCAATGAGTGGCTCGTCGACGAGATCTACCAGCAGTACCTCCAGGACCCGAATTCGGTCGATCGCGCCTGGTGGGACTTCTTCGCCGACTACAAGCCGGGCAAGACCGGCACGGCGGACAAGCCCGTTCCCGGCGCCGCAGCCGCGGGGGCTGCAGCGCCCGCGGCCCCGGCCGCCCCCACCAACAACACCGCTCCGGCCGCGCCGGCGCAGCCCGCTGCCCAGGCCCCGGCGGCGCCCGCCGCCCCGGCCCAGGCCGCTCCGGCCGCGCCCGCCGCCGCCCCGAAGGCTCCGGCCCAGGCCGCCCCGGCTCCGGCCGCGAAGGCCCCGGCCGCCAAGGCCCCGGCCGCGAAGGCCAAGGCCGCCGCGGACACCGAGGCCGCGGGCGGCCCGGAGTACGTGACGCTGCGCGGCCCGTCCGCCGCGGTCGCGAAGAACATGAACGCCTCGCTGGAGCTGCCCACGGCCACGTCCGTGCGCGCCGTCCCGGTGAAGCTGCTCTTCGACAACCGCATCGTCATCAACAACCACCTCAAGCGCGCCCGCGGCGGGAAGATCTCCTTCACGCACCTCATCGGGTACGCGATGGTGCAGGCGCTCAAGGCCATGCCGGCCATGAACTACTCCTTCGCGGAGAAGGACGGCAAGCCGACCCTGGTCAAGCCGGAGCACGTCAACCTCGGCCTCGCCATCGACCTGGTGAAGCCGAACGGCGACCGCCAGCTGGTCGTCGCGGCCATCAAGAAGGCCGAGACGCTCAACTTCTTCGAGTTCTGGCAGGCCTACGAGGACATCGTCCGCCGCGCCCGCAACGGCAAGCTCGGCATGGACGACTTCACCGGCGTCACGGCCTCGCTGACCAACCCCGGCGGTATCGGCACCGTCCACTCGGTGCCCCGCCTGATGCCCGGACAGGGCCTCATCATGGGCGTCGGCGCGATGGACTACCCGGCGGAGTTCCAGGGCACCTCGCAGGACACCCTGAACAAGCTGGGCATCTCCAAGGTCATGACCCTGACCTCGACGTACGACCACCGGGTCATCCAGGGCGCCGCGTCGGGCGAGTTCCTGCGCATCCTCGCGCAGCTGCTGCTCGGCGAGAACGAGTTCTACGACGAGATCTTCAAGGCGCTGCGCATCCCCTACGAGCCGGTCCGCTGGCTCAAGGACATCGACGCCTCGCACGACGACGACGTCACCAAGGCCGCGCGGGTCTTCGAGCTGATCCACTCCTACCGGGTCCGCGGCCACGTCATGGCCGACACCGACCCGCTGGAGTACCACCAGCGCAAGCACCCCGACCTCGACATCACCGAGCACGGCCTCACCCTGTGGGACCTGGAGCGGGACTTCGCGGTCGGCGGGTTCGCCGGCAAGTCGATGATGAAGCTCCGCGACATCCTCGGCGTGCTGCGTGAGTCGTACTGCCGCACCACCGGCATCGAGTTCATGCACATCCAGGACCCGAAGCAGCGCAAGTGGCTCCAGGACCGGGTGGAGCGTCCGCGCCCCAAGCCCGAGCGCGAGGAGCAGCTGCGCATCCTGCGCCGCCTCAACGCCGCCGAGGCGTTCGAGACGTTCCTGCAGACCAAGTACGTCGGCCAGAAGCGGTTCTCGCTGGAGGGCGGCGAGTCCGTCATCCCGCTGCTCGACGCGGTCATCGACTCCGCCGCCGAGGCCCGCCTCGACGAGGTCGTCATCGGCATGGCCCACCGCGGCCGGCTGAACGTCCTCGCGAACATCGTGGGCAAGTCGTACGCCCAGATCTTCCGCGAGTTCGAGGGCAACCTCGACCCGCGCTCGATGCACGGCTCCGGCGACGTGAAGTACCACCTGGGCGCCGAGGGCACCTTCACCGGCCTGGACGGCGAGCAGATCAAGGTCTCGCTGGCCGCCAACCCCTCGCACCTGGAGGCGGTCGACCCGGTCCTGGAAGGCATCGCCCGCGCCAAGCAGGACATCATCAACAAGGGCGGCACGGACTTCACCGTCCTGCCCATCGCGCTCCACGGCGACGCGGCCTTCGCGGGCCAGGGCGTCGTCGCCGAGACGCTCAACATGTCGCAGCTGCGCGGCTACCGCACCGGCGGCACCGTGCACGTGGTGATCAACAACCAGGTCGGCTTCACCGCCGCCCCGGAGTCCTCGCGCTCCTCGATGTACGCCACCGACGTGGCGCGCATGATCGAGGCGCCGATCATCCACGTCAACGGCGACGACCCCGAGGCCGTCGTCCGGGTGGCCCGGCTCGCCTTCGAATTCCGCCAGGCGTTCAACAAGGACGTCGTGATCGACCTCATCTGCTACCGCCGCCGCGGTCACAACGAGGGCGACAACCCGGAGTTCACCAACCCGCAGATGTACACCCTGATCGACAAGAAGCGCTCGGTGCGCAAGCTCTACACCGAGTCCCTCATCGGTCGCGGCGACATCACCCTGGAAGAGGCGGAGCAGGCGCTCCAGGACTTCCAGGGCCAGCTGGAGAAGGTGTTCGCCGAGGTCCGCGAGGCCACCTCGCAGCCGGCGCAGCCGCACGTCTCCGACCCGCAGGCCCACTTCCCGGTCGCCGTGAACACCGCGGTCTCCGCCGAGGTCGTCAAGCGGATCGCCGAGTCGCAGGTCAACATCCCCGAGTCGATCACCGTGCACCCGCGTCTGATGCCGCAGATGCAGCGCCGTGCCGCCTCGGTGGAGAACGGCACGATCGACTGGGGCATGGGCGAGACCCTGGCCATCGGCTCGCTGCTGATGGAGGGCACCCCGGTCCGGCTCGCCGGCCAGGACAGCCGCCGCGGCACCTTCGGCCAGCGCCACGCGGTGCTCGTCGACCAGGTCACGGGCGAGGACTACACCCCGCTCCTGTACCTGACGGACGACCAGGCCCGTTACAACGTCTACGACTCGCTGCTCAGCGAGTACGCGGCGATGGGCTTCGAGTACGGCTACTCGCTGGCCCGCCCGGAGTCGCTGGTCATCTGGGAGGCCCAGTTCGGTGACTTCGTCAACGGCGCCCAGACCGTCGTCGACGAGTTCATCTCCTCGGCCGAGCAGAAGTGGGGCCAGACCTCCGGCGTCACGCTGCTCCTGCCGCACGGCTACGAGGGCCAGGGCCCGGACCACTCGTCCGCACGCCCCGAGCGCTTCCTCCAGATGTGCGCGCAGGACAACATGACGGTCGCGATGCCGACCCTGCCGTCGAACTACTTCCACCTTCTGCGGTGGCAGGTGCACAACCCGCACCACAAGCCGCTGATCGTCTTCACCCCGAAGTCGATGCTCCGCCTCAAGGCGGCCGCGTCGAAGGCGGAGGAGTTCACCACCGGCGGCTTCCGCCCGGTGATCGGCGACGACTCGGTCGACCCGAGCGCCGTCCGCAAGGTCGTCTTCTGCGCCGGCAAGGTCTACTACGACCTCGACGCCGAGCGCCAGAAGCGTGGCGTCACGGACACCGCGATCATCCGCCTGGAGCGCCTGTACCCGCTGCCGGGTGCGGAGATCCAGGCCGAGATCGCCAAGTACCCGAACGCGGCGAAGTACCTGTGGGCCCAGGAGGAGCCGGCCAACCAGGGCGCCTGGCCGTTCATCGCCCTGAACCTGATCGACCACCTGGACCTGGCCGTCGGCGCGGACGTCCCGCACGGCGAGCGCCTGCGCCGCATCTCGCGCCCGCACGGCTCGTCCCCGGCGGTCGGCTCGGCCAAGCGGCACCAGGCGGAGCAGACGCAGCTGGTCGAGGAGGTCTTCGAGGCCTGA
- a CDS encoding HAMP domain-containing histidine kinase, whose product MTAPGPGLRPFSIKAKLGTLVVVSVFITTGLLMVALRTRTELRFITVFSVIATLLITQFVAHGLTAPLDEMRAVARSISHGDYTRRVNGAGRRDELGDLAQTINLMADDLAAVDRHRKELVANVSHELRTPIAALRAVLENVVDGVSSADPETMRTALKQTERLGRLVETLLDLSRLDNGVVTLKANRFEVWPYLSGVLKEANLAAAHRRLSSGSGNHSRTDVHLHLDVSPPELTAHADAERLHQVVANLIDNAVKHSPPHGRVTVLARRGPQPESLHLEVLDEGPGIPESERHRVFERFNRGDVASPHGPGSDGGTGLGLAIARWAVDLHGGRIGVAESARGCRIRVTLPGIPQPRG is encoded by the coding sequence ATGACCGCGCCCGGACCGGGGCTGCGGCCGTTCTCGATCAAGGCCAAGCTGGGCACCCTGGTGGTGGTGTCGGTCTTCATCACGACGGGGCTGCTCATGGTGGCCCTGCGCACGCGGACCGAGCTGCGGTTCATCACCGTGTTCTCGGTCATCGCGACCCTGCTGATCACCCAGTTCGTGGCGCACGGCCTGACCGCGCCGCTGGACGAGATGCGCGCGGTGGCCCGGTCGATCTCGCACGGCGACTACACCCGGCGGGTCAACGGGGCGGGCCGGCGCGACGAACTCGGCGACCTGGCACAGACCATCAATCTGATGGCCGACGACCTGGCGGCGGTGGACCGGCACCGCAAGGAGCTGGTGGCGAATGTCTCGCACGAGCTGCGCACGCCCATCGCGGCGCTGAGAGCCGTCCTGGAGAACGTCGTGGACGGGGTGTCCTCGGCCGACCCCGAGACGATGCGTACGGCGCTGAAACAGACGGAGCGCCTGGGCCGGCTGGTGGAGACGCTGCTCGATCTGTCCCGGCTGGACAACGGCGTGGTGACGCTGAAGGCCAACCGCTTCGAGGTGTGGCCGTACCTCTCGGGCGTGCTGAAGGAAGCGAACCTCGCCGCCGCGCACCGCCGGCTGTCCTCGGGTTCCGGCAACCACTCGCGTACGGACGTCCATCTGCACCTGGACGTGTCACCGCCGGAGCTGACCGCGCACGCGGACGCGGAGCGGCTGCACCAGGTGGTGGCCAATCTCATCGACAACGCCGTCAAGCACAGCCCGCCGCACGGCCGGGTGACGGTGCTGGCGCGGCGCGGCCCGCAGCCGGAGTCCCTGCACCTGGAGGTGCTGGACGAGGGTCCGGGCATCCCGGAGTCGGAGCGGCACCGCGTCTTCGAGCGTTTCAACCGGGGCGACGTGGCCTCCCCGCACGGTCCGGGCAGCGACGGTGGCACGGGTCTCGGGCTGGCGATCGCGCGCTGGGCGGTGGATCTGCACGGCGGCCGGATCGGAGTGGCCGAATCTGCTCGCGGCTGCCGTATCCGCGTCACCCTTCCGGGGATTCCGCAACCGCGAGGTTGA
- a CDS encoding response regulator transcription factor, whose product MEQTHTTHSGVAATPGAQRRVLVVEDDATIVDAISARLRAEGFLVQTALDGPAAVDAAEAWQPDLMVLDIMLPGFDGLEVCRRVQAQRPVPVLMLTARDDETDMLVGLGVGADDYMTKPFSMRELAARVHVLLRRVERAALAAVTPRSGILRLGELEIDHAQRRVRVRADDVHLTPTEFDLLVCLANTPRAVLSREQLLAEVWDWADASGTRTVDSHIKALRRKIGAERIRTVHGVGYALETPAP is encoded by the coding sequence ATGGAACAGACACACACCACCCACAGCGGCGTCGCGGCCACCCCGGGCGCGCAGCGCCGGGTGCTGGTGGTCGAGGACGACGCCACGATCGTCGATGCCATTTCCGCCCGGCTGCGGGCGGAGGGCTTTCTCGTGCAGACCGCCCTCGACGGCCCGGCGGCCGTGGACGCGGCGGAGGCCTGGCAGCCGGACCTCATGGTGCTCGACATCATGCTTCCGGGCTTCGACGGCCTGGAGGTCTGCCGCCGCGTACAGGCCCAGCGGCCGGTGCCGGTGCTGATGCTGACCGCGCGGGACGACGAGACGGACATGCTCGTCGGGCTCGGGGTCGGCGCCGACGACTACATGACCAAGCCGTTCTCGATGCGTGAGCTGGCCGCCCGGGTGCATGTGCTGCTGCGCCGGGTGGAGCGGGCCGCGCTGGCCGCCGTGACGCCGCGCAGCGGCATACTCCGCCTCGGCGAGCTGGAGATCGACCACGCGCAGCGCCGGGTGCGGGTCCGCGCCGACGACGTGCATCTGACCCCGACCGAGTTCGACCTGCTGGTCTGCCTGGCGAACACCCCGCGCGCGGTGCTCTCCCGGGAGCAGCTGCTCGCGGAGGTCTGGGACTGGGCGGACGCCTCGGGCACCCGGACCGTCGACAGCCACATCAAGGCGCTGCGCCGGAAGATCGGCGCGGAGCGCATCCGTACCGTGCACGGCGTCGGCTACGCGCTGGAGACCCCCGCGCCATGA
- a CDS encoding spermidine synthase, which translates to MPLTFGPDADAPVTLDRREGPYGEVVLRRRGEDFEIIANGCFLMDTSDGRSERLLIDAALDALPAGRSAPSVLIGGLGVGFSLARAAGEARWGRITVAERERAIVDWHLDGPLAAISGPALADPRTEILTTDLVAHLRTTTERYDALCLDIDNGPDWTVTEDNNSLYSPAGLAGCLARLNPGGVLAVWSAQPSAAFDQALRNAGFQGVRAEEVGVARGVPDVVHLAIRAH; encoded by the coding sequence ATGCCCCTTACGTTCGGCCCCGACGCCGACGCCCCCGTCACCCTGGACCGCCGCGAGGGACCGTACGGGGAGGTCGTTCTGCGCAGGCGGGGCGAGGACTTCGAGATCATCGCCAATGGGTGCTTCCTGATGGACACCTCGGACGGGCGGTCCGAGCGGCTGCTGATCGACGCGGCGCTGGACGCGCTGCCGGCCGGCCGGTCCGCGCCCTCCGTGCTCATCGGGGGGCTGGGTGTCGGGTTCTCGCTCGCGCGGGCCGCCGGTGAGGCGCGCTGGGGGCGGATCACGGTCGCGGAGCGGGAACGGGCGATCGTCGACTGGCACCTGGACGGGCCGCTGGCCGCGATCTCGGGGCCGGCGCTCGCCGATCCCCGTACGGAGATCCTGACGACCGACCTCGTCGCGCATCTGCGGACGACTACGGAACGTTACGACGCGCTGTGTCTGGACATCGACAACGGGCCGGACTGGACCGTCACCGAGGACAACAACAGCCTCTACTCCCCCGCCGGTCTGGCCGGCTGCCTGGCGCGGCTCAACCCGGGCGGGGTGCTGGCCGTGTGGTCCGCACAACCGTCCGCCGCATTCGACCAGGCCCTACGGAATGCCGGGTTCCAGGGGGTACGGGCGGAAGAAGTGGGCGTTGCCCGAGGTGTGCCCGACGTGGTCCATCTCGCAATTCGAGCGCACTGA
- a CDS encoding isochorismatase family protein, which produces MTDTPLPVQALIVVDVQKDGVTGPGAVPAADVLLDRTTGLLARARGAGAVVVHLQNDGDPGAGDEPYTPGWALHLPVEEGPTEFVIRKTWDDGFADTSLGAVLTEAGVESLAVCGVMSEMCVQATARTALARGYRVVLPHDAHATHDVPPAPGIAEAVPAAVVSRVAAWAISADADVTTAATDVRFAAPGGV; this is translated from the coding sequence ATGACCGACACCCCGCTCCCCGTGCAGGCCCTGATCGTCGTGGACGTACAGAAGGACGGGGTGACCGGCCCCGGCGCGGTGCCCGCGGCCGACGTGCTGCTGGACCGTACGACCGGGCTGCTGGCACGGGCGCGCGGGGCGGGCGCGGTCGTCGTGCACCTCCAGAACGACGGCGACCCGGGCGCGGGCGACGAGCCGTACACACCGGGCTGGGCCCTGCACCTTCCCGTCGAGGAGGGCCCCACGGAGTTCGTGATCCGCAAGACCTGGGACGACGGCTTCGCGGACACGTCCCTGGGCGCCGTGCTGACGGAGGCGGGCGTGGAGTCGCTGGCCGTATGCGGCGTCATGTCGGAGATGTGCGTCCAGGCGACGGCCCGCACCGCCCTGGCCCGGGGCTACCGCGTCGTCCTCCCCCACGACGCCCACGCCACCCACGACGTCCCGCCCGCCCCCGGAATAGCCGAGGCGGTCCCCGCGGCCGTCGTCTCCCGGGTCGCGGCCTGGGCGATCAGCGCGGACGCCGACGTCACGACGGCGGCGACGGACGTGCGGTTCGCGGCGCCGGGCGGGGTGTAG
- a CDS encoding DUF4259 domain-containing protein → MGTWDVGPFDNDTAADWCGGLDDAAPEAREGMVRAALAETAGTTDYLDSDVADEAIAAAALVAAQCPGGAPANSAYGPDEPLPDLTGLRELALRALDRVLTEPSELLELWEEGDDGPWHTGVNRLRETLMPRP, encoded by the coding sequence ATGGGTACGTGGGACGTGGGCCCCTTCGACAACGACACCGCCGCCGACTGGTGCGGCGGCCTGGACGACGCCGCCCCGGAGGCGCGCGAGGGGATGGTCCGGGCCGCGCTCGCCGAGACGGCGGGCACCACGGACTACCTGGACTCGGACGTGGCCGACGAGGCGATAGCGGCGGCCGCCCTGGTCGCGGCGCAGTGCCCCGGCGGCGCGCCCGCCAACTCGGCGTACGGCCCGGACGAACCGCTGCCGGATCTGACCGGCCTGCGCGAACTCGCGCTCCGGGCCCTGGACCGGGTCCTCACGGAGCCGTCCGAGCTTCTGGAGCTCTGGGAGGAGGGGGACGACGGGCCTTGGCATACGGGCGTCAACCGCCTGCGCGAGACCCTTATGCCCCGGCCCTGA